From the genome of Clavibacter nebraskensis NCPPB 2581:
CGACTTCATCGCCGACGTGCGCGCCGAGCGACCCTGGACCCCCTTCCCCGACGCCATGGACGAGCAGCTGGCCGCGGCGTGCCCGGTGCTCCCCGCGGCGTACCGGTGACGACTCCGGGCTCCCCCGCCGACGCCCTCCGTCGACGGCTGCGAGACGACCCGGACGCGGCCCGCAGCCTCGGCGCCCTCCGGCGCGCCGCCTACGGTCGCGAGGACGGCGACGCCCCGCACGTGGCGGTGCCCGACGGGATCCGACGGGACTCCGGGATCGAGGTCGACGCGCTCCCGGCACCGCTCGTCGCGCTACTGGTCGCAGAGCACCGCCTCGTCGGCGAGGGCCGGGAGCTGCTCTCCGCCGATGCGCGGGCGACCCCGCGCGCATCGGACGACGTCCCGACCGCGGCCGGGGACACCGTGCCTCCCGGAGCGCACCCGCTCGCCCCGCGCCGTCGCCGGATCCTCCGCCCCGGCCCGCTCGCCGCCGTGCTCGCGGGCGCGCTGCTCGTCGCCGGGCTCGGCACCGCATCCGCGTCCGGGCTCCTCACCGACGACGACAGCCGGCGCTCCCAGGAGCCGACCTCGATGCCGGGCCCGCCGAGCACGCCGGATCCCCGCGTCGGCACGCCGGTGCCCGCGTTCACGGCGGAGCCGCCGGGCGCGATGCACGCGGACCTCACCGACGTCGAGACCGTCGCGGCGCTCCGGGAGGACGCGGACGGCGAGTGGCAGCGGGTCGTCCAGGAGCGGCCGGACGCGGTGCGCCCCGACGTGCCGGTGGAGCGGGTCCTCGCGGGCGAGGAGTGGGTGCGGCAGCAGGCGGTGTGCCTCGGCGAGTCCGGCGTGCGCGTGCAGGTGATCGGGACGGGCGACGACGTGCGGCTCGGCACCGAATCCGCGGATCCGGTCGTGCGCTACGTCTGCCAGGTCCGCTTCCCGGTCGCGCCGCAGGGCCCCCTCACGGATGCCGCGCTCGGCTGGCTGCACGACCACTACGTCGAGTTCCTCCTCCCCTGCTCCGCGTCGGCGGGCGAGCCGTACGAGGGCGAGTTCCCCGACCGCGATGCGTTCATCGCCGGCATCCGCGCAGGCGGTGCAGTGCTGCCGATGGCGCCCGAGACCGTCGCGTCGCGGGAGTCCCGCTGCCCCAGCGCCCCCGCCGGCCTTCGCTGACCCGCTGCCGCGCCTGCTGAGGACGCTTCTCAGCGCGGTTAGGGTGGAGGCCGTGCGCGCCCCTCTCGGACCCCGGCCCCCGGCCACCGGTCCGCGATGACGGACCAGCCAAGCCCCTTCGGCCCGGACGACGACGGCGCATCGCCCTTCGACCGGCCCGCGCGACCGCCGCGTCCTCGCCGGGAGCGGACCCGCGTCCGGCGCGCGGAGCACGACGCGGCCGGATCCGCGCCCGCGACCGCCCCCGGCACGACGACCACGACCCTCGCCGCATCGCCGCCGCCGGCCGCACCCGCCCACGACCACCCGCACGACCACGGCACCCCGCGCCCCTCCCCCGCCGGGATCCGCACCGGCCTCGCGACGGGCCTCGCCCTCGTCCTCCTGCTCCTCGCCCTCCGCGCCGTCTCCCCGGCGCTCGGCGACAGCGTCCTGCCCGACCGGCTCCAGGACCTCGTCACCCTGAGCGTCAGCGTGATCGTCGAGTCGCTGCCGTTCGTGATCCTCGGCATCGTCCTGTCGATCGTCGTCCAGGTGTGGGTGCCGCCCGGCGTCATCGAGCGACGCCTCCCGCGGAACCCGTTCGCGCGCCGCGCCTGCATCTCGTTCCTCGGCATGGCGCTGCCCGTGTGCGAGTGCGGCAACGTGCCGCTCGCGCGCGGCCTCGTGGTGCGCGGCTTCACGGTGCCGGAGTCGATCACGTTCCTCTTGGCGGCGCCGATCCTCAACCCGATCACCATCATCACGACGCACGCCGCGTTCGGGTGGGACGGCTGGATCCTCGTGGCCCGCCTCGTCGGCGGCTTCCTCATCGCGAACGTCGTCGGCTGGCTGTTCAGCCTCCACCCCGAGCCCGACCGCCTCCTCACCGACGAGTTCCGCGCCGAGTGCGCCCTGCCCGACCCGCATGCCCACGGCGGCGCACGCGTCCGCAAGTCGGTCTCACTGTTCGGCCGCGAGGCGACCACGATCATGCCGGCGCTCGTCATCGGATCCCTGCTGGCCGGCCTCATCCAGGTCGCCGTGCCCCGCGAGGTGCTCGTCACGCTCGGCGGCAGCCCGATCCTCTCGGTGCTCGCGCTCATGCTCCTGGCGTTCGTCGTCTCCGTCTGCTCCAACGTCGACGCGTTCTTCGTGCTCTCGTTCGGATCCGTGTTCCTGCCCGGCGGCATCGTCGCCTTCCTCGTGTTCGGGCCCGTCATCGACGTGAAGATGCTCGCGCTCATGCGCACCACGTACTCGACCCGCACGCTCGTGATGATCACCTCGGTCGTCGCGCTGATCAGCCTCGCGCTGGGATGGGGTGTCAATGCCATCGCCTGACGACCGGATGCCGTCCCGCAGCCGCCGCGCCCGCCGCCGCCGCGCCGCGGGCGGCCGCGCCTCCTCAACGGTGGGCCTCGTGCTCCTCGCGGCCTGCATCGTCTCGACGCTGTGGCTCACGATCACGGGCCGGCTCGGCCTCTACATCCACCCGCGCTACTTCGTCTTCACCGGGATCATGGCGGTCATCGGCCTCGTCGCCACGGTCGCCGGCTTCGCGCTCCGCCCCGCCGAGGCCGCGGAGGAGCACGACCACGACCACGGATCCGCCGCCCTCGACGACACCGCCGCCGTGCCCGCCCGCGCCTCCGCCCGCGCCCGCGTCTCCCGCGTGGCCGTCGCCGCCGTCGTCACGATCACGGTCGTCGCCGTCCTCGTGCTCCCGCCGCGCACGCTCACCCAGAGCACCGTCACGCAGCGCGCCCTCAACTCGAGCACGGTCGCCTCCGACGCCGCGCCCGACCAGGAGCTCCTCGGCACCAGCGACTTCTCGACGCTGGGCGTGAAGGACTGGTCGCAGCTGCTCGCCCAGACCACCGATCCGACCTTCTTCACCTCCAAGTCCGTCGATATCACGGGCTTCGTGAGCGCCGACCCCGACGATCCCGACGACGTCTTCTACGTGACCCGCTTCGTCGTCACCTGCTGCGCGGTCGACGCCCAGCCCGTCGGCGTCCCCGTCTACCAGCCCGGCTGGAGGTCGACGCTCCAGACCGACGAGTGGGTGCGCGTCACCGGCCCCTTCGCGTCGAACCCGAGCGCGAAGAGCCGTCAGCCGCTCGCGGTCATGCCGCAGGGCGTCGAGCAGGTCGACCAGCCCGCCGACCCGTACGTCTACTGAGCCGCCCGTGACCGACGCCCCCGCCTCCCCGCGCGCCTTCCGCCGAGCGTTCACCGCGGTGATCCTCGTGCTCGTGCTCGCGTGCGGCGGCCTGCTCGCGGTCGCCGGCAGCCAGGGGCCGCGGCTGGTGCGCACCGACGTGGATCCGCTCGCCGTCGTGCAGCAGTCCCGGCAACGACTCGTGCTCGCCGCGAACCGGCCGATCCAGCCGGTCGACGCGTCGCGCATCCGGATGGAGCCGGGAGCCGACTTCACCGTCGACACGCAGGCCGACCGCATCATCATCGACTTCGCCCGGCCGCTGGCCTACGACGCCGACTACACGGTGTCCGTCGACGGCGTC
Proteins encoded in this window:
- a CDS encoding permease; its protein translation is MIVESLPFVILGIVLSIVVQVWVPPGVIERRLPRNPFARRACISFLGMALPVCECGNVPLARGLVVRGFTVPESITFLLAAPILNPITIITTHAAFGWDGWILVARLVGGFLIANVVGWLFSLHPEPDRLLTDEFRAECALPDPHAHGGARVRKSVSLFGREATTIMPALVIGSLLAGLIQVAVPREVLVTLGGSPILSVLALMLLAFVVSVCSNVDAFFVLSFGSVFLPGGIVAFLVFGPVIDVKMLALMRTTYSTRTLVMITSVVALISLALGWGVNAIA
- a CDS encoding TIGR03943 family putative permease subunit — protein: MPSPDDRMPSRSRRARRRRAAGGRASSTVGLVLLAACIVSTLWLTITGRLGLYIHPRYFVFTGIMAVIGLVATVAGFALRPAEAAEEHDHDHGSAALDDTAAVPARASARARVSRVAVAAVVTITVVAVLVLPPRTLTQSTVTQRALNSSTVASDAAPDQELLGTSDFSTLGVKDWSQLLAQTTDPTFFTSKSVDITGFVSADPDDPDDVFYVTRFVVTCCAVDAQPVGVPVYQPGWRSTLQTDEWVRVTGPFASNPSAKSRQPLAVMPQGVEQVDQPADPYVY